A genomic region of Nymphaea colorata isolate Beijing-Zhang1983 chromosome 2, ASM883128v2, whole genome shotgun sequence contains the following coding sequences:
- the LOC116248831 gene encoding MLO-like protein 2 isoform X2: MAGGGKGGRSLEETPTWAVAVVCFLLVLVSILIEHSIHLVGQWLTKKHKRALCEALEKLKSELMLLGFISLLLTVGQAPLSEICISERLGRTMLPCVKEKTSGNKEGFKGSDDGEGKVYNDEVVGRKLLWSEAPGVDFRRILAGGGGGSDKCARRGKVPLISSKAISQLHYFIFVLAVSHVMYCIATMALGRAKMKRWKLWEKECQTMEYQLSHDPQRFRFARETTFGRRHLHFWSRTPVLIWIVCFFRQFVRSVPKVDYQTLRHGFIMAHLAPYSTKRFDFQKYIKRSLEEDFKVVVGISPIIWLFAVLFLLFYTHGWYSYYWLPFIPLFIILLVGTKLQVVVTRMGLEIQGDGDVIKGVPVVRPADHLFWFNRPRLILYIIHFVLFQNAFQLAFFVWAWYEFGLRSCFHENKGDIIIRLSMG, translated from the exons ATGGCCGGCGGCGGCAAAGGCGGCCGCTCACTCGAAGAAACGCCCACCTGGGCTGTTGCAGTCGTCTGCTTCCTGCTCGTTCTCGTCTCCATCCTCATTGAGCACTCCATCCACCTCGTAGGACAG TGGCTAACTAAGAAGCACAAGCGTGCTCTCTGTGAAGCACTGGAGAAGCTTAAATCCG AGTTGATGCTGTTGGGGTTCATATCTTTGTTGCTTACGGTGGGACAAGCACCGCTATCGGAAATCTGTATATCAGAACGGCTAGGGAGAACCATGCTTCCTTGTGTCAAGGAGAAGACTTCTGGTAACAAGGAAGGCTTCAAGGGCAGTGACGACGGTGAGGGCAAAGTATACAACGATGAGGTTGTCGGACGGAAACTCTTGTGGAGTGAAGCTCCGGGGGTCGATTTCCGTCGGATCCTTGCCGGAGGAGGCGGCGGTTCGGACAAATGCGCACGCAGG GGAAAAGTGCCGCTGATCTCGTCAAAGGCAATAAGCCAgcttcattatttcatattcGTCTTGGCTGTTTCTCATGTGATGTACTGCATAGCCACCATGGCTCTAGGCAGAGCAAAG ATGAAAAGATGGAAACTTTGGGAGAAAGAGTGTCAAACCATGGAATACCAACTCTCACATG ATCCTCAGAGATTCAGATTTGCTAGGGAAACAACGTTTGGGAGAAGGCACTTGCATTTTTGGAGTAGGACACCAGTTCTTATATGGATT GTCTGCTTCTTCAGACAGTTTGTGAGGTCAGTTCCCAAGGTTGACTATCAGACATTGAGACACGGTTTTATTATG GCCCACCTTGCTCCTTACAGTACGAAAAGGTTTGATTTTCAGAAATACATCAAACGATCACTTGAAGAAGACTTCAAAGTCGTGGTCGGGATAAG CCCAATTATTTGGTTATTTGCAGTCCTATTTCTCCTCTTCTACACTCATG GTTGGTACTCCTACTATTGGCTGCCCTTCATCCCTCTCTTT ATAATTCTCTTGGTGGGGACTAAGCTTCAAGTGGTGGTAACAAGGATGGGGCTAGAGATTCAAGGTGACGGCGACGTCATCAAGGGAGTCCCGGTCGTCCGTCCGGCCGATCACCTCTTTTGGTTCAACCGGCCACGTTTGATACTTTATATCATCCATTTTGTTCTCTTCCAG